AATTTACAAACAAATGAGTGAGACTGTCTATATGTGAGATGATAATCCATTACCAGTAGAGGGGGTTGGTAACATCAAATTGAGAATGTTCGACGGAATTATTAGAAACATTGAGTGTTGGCATGTTCCTCGAATAAAGAGAAATTTAATTTCTCTTTTGACTTTGGATGATCAAGGGTATAAATTTCACTCTGAGAATGGAATACTTAAAGTGTGTAAAGGCTCCATGATACTCATGAAGGGTAAACTACATTCTAAATTGTATCATCTTCAGGCCATTGTAGTTGAAGGGGAAGCTGCTGTAGCTTCTGGGAAAAGTGATCTGAATCAATCTCAATTGTGGCACTTGCGACTTGGCCATATGAGTGATAATGGATTGTCTTTGTTGAGTAAGCAGAATTTGCTGAATGGGTACAAAAAtcaagttttgaatttttatgagcATTGTGTGTTTGGTAAACAGACAAGGGTAAAGTTCATCAAGAAGGCCGAGCACAAGACCAAAGGCAAGTTAGATTATATACACTCTGACTTGTGGGGTCCAAACAGAGTTCCCTCCAAGAGTGGTGCCAGGTATTttatgactttgattgatgattacTTAAGGATGGTATGGGtgtattttttgaaaacaaaagatgAGGCATTTTCGACATTTgttaaatggaagacgatggttggGAGGCAGACAGAAAGAAAAGTTAAGCGTCTTTGAACTGACAATGGGTTGGAATTTTGCAATTCTGAGTTCGATAGTTTCTGCAGCAGGGAGGGCATAGTGAGACACCGCACTTGTGTcggaacaccacaacaaaaagtgTTACAGAACATATGAATAGAACACTTTGTGATAGGGCACGAAGCATGCTTTCACACTCATGTGTTAGCAAAGATTTTCCCGCTGAAGCAATCAATACAACTTGTTATTTGGTCAATAGATCTCCATCCACAGCTATTGAGTTCAAAACTTCTTTTGAGGTATGGTCCGGTTCGCCTGctgattattcaaatttaaggatATTTGGTTGTCCTTCTTATGCTTATGTGAGGGATGGAAAACTTGAGCCAAGAGCAAAGAAGTGCATATTTCTAGGGTATGGAACTGGAGTGAAAGGTTATAGGTTGTGGTGCACAGATCAAAAGACTCTAGGGCTAATTATCAGTAGGGATGTAGCATTCAATGAATCTGCCTCACTGGACAGTCATAGGGAGAAGGTAGTAGCATAAATAGATCGTAGTGTCAGTGACCGCATAGAGCTAGAGAATGAATCTCCACTAGCTCAGCCCAGTAGTTCTAAAGTAAAGGAAGTAGAGGAGGTGCAAAATATTGATCAAGACGATAATGTTGATGCACCTGCGCAACAACCCTATAACATTGCAACAGGTAGAGAGAAGAGAGTGATCAATCCACCACAAAGGTTTGCAAACGTAGTTGATGGGAATCTTCTTGGATATACGAATCTAGTAGGATTTGCTTTGGTAGTTGCAGAGACCGTTGATGCATTTGAGTGTTATAGCTACTCAAAAGCTATTCAGAGTAAATAACCAAATTGATGGATTAGTGCTATGGCTAAAGAGATTGAGTCTCTTAACAAGTTTAGGCATTGCCTATACTTGGTTGATGCGTGCGACAATCAATAGAGCCCTTGCGAGGGCTGAGGGCAAGGTAGAGAGATGTTGGTCATGTTGATGAAGAGAATTCAAGCTAAGGGGAAGCTTTTttatttgtggcttgaattatttccttgtatttttaggaaacccatagTCCCTATAGGTTTAAGAAAATCcattgtcctaatagatttgggaaaggaaaacctatagtccttgtcaaattggaaaacatttctcatatatgtttgggaccttttgggatctatatataggggttgtagttgggattctatagattgtattgtgattttcttctcattcatagtgaaaaactctctctgcttttgccccgaggattagtcttagccgaacctcgttaaatccttgtgttgatttttcttctctatttgctttgtgtacgattgtgtgctagttaaccCACGATATTATGCAACATTAATTTTGACATTAAAATGTTGCAGTAGATCTAATGAAGGTTTAGTAGAATCAAAGAAACTTACACCTTACTGAAGAGGTCAGCCTTCCCATGTCGGTAGTGGAAAGCCTGAAGGAAAGAGCACAAGGAAAATATCGAGTCATTTACTATCAAGACTCAGAATCCTAACATACTATACATCGGAACCATATGTTACGCAATTGCAGGAGCTCACTTAACTTGAGGATCATTGAATTGATTGAGGAGTAGTTCGAGAAATCAAGCGTAAGATGAGTGTagagaagaaggaagaagaagagaggagaaGTAGAATAGGAATTGTATTATTATTCATGTCTGTAATTTGTGTAATACACTATATTTATATCTATTACATTGAATGAAAAATCAAGAGCTTCCCTAACAGATTCCTTCAGCTAACAGAAGTTAGTTATTGTCAAACTCCCAACTAACTCTAACTACTTTTTTGAATTCCTAACTAACTGTGATAACTGACTTAATTTGCCTCTTTTTCTGGACTCCATTCCCTTTCTAATAATTGTGTATCAGTACTCCCCTCCAATAGAAGATCCTTGTCCACAAGTATCGAATGCGGGAAACCTTATCTGCAATACAGTAACTAGCTCCCATGTAGCTGCATCAACAAGCAGTCCATGCCATTTAATTAAAACCTATGCCACAGCCTTGTTGCCTCTTTTGATCATTATTCTTTGTAAAACAAGCTCAGGGTCGGGGAAATAAGGACTTGCTAAGCCAATGACAGGATGATAAGAAATTTGGTAGGGAACTTTATAACATTTTTTTAATAAGGACACATGAACTGTGGGGTGAATCCTTACACCAATAGGTAACAAAAAGGTATAGGCAACTGGACATATCCTTTTGATGATCTGAAAGGGCCCATAATACTTGACAGCTAGCTTGTGAGATGAATAATGTTAAATTGTTACTTGCTTATAGGGATGAACCTTCAAATAAACTCTGTCTCCCACTACAAATTGTCTGTCACTTCTATGAGAGTCTGCCTATTACTTCATTCTGACTTGTGCCCTTCTCAAATGATACTTGAGCAGCTGGATTTTCAATTCCTTATTGATTAGTGTATTTTTAACTTCAGTAGAAGATGATTCCCCTAGAAGATAGGGCAAATGTAATGGTGGAggtctaccatacaatgccttatAGGGAGTAGTTTGTATAGCTGAGAGGAAGGAAGTGTTGTACCAGTATTCAGGCATAGGCAAGCATGAATACCAATTAGTAGCATCCTCATTGCAGTAGCACCTTAAGTATGTCTCAAGGCTCCTGTTCAGCACCTTAGTTTGGCCATCAGACTGAGGATGATATGCTGAAGAAGTGTGAAATTGTACCCTTTGTAGAGTGAAGAGTTCTTGCCAGAAACAACTCAAGAAATAGCATCTCTGTCACTAGTGATGGCATCATGCATCCCATGTTGTTTTACTACTGTGTCTAGGAAAACCTTTGAAACATATTGGGCAGTGTAGGGATGCTTCAATTGAATAAAATGGCCTTACTTGCTCGACCTGTGAACTACCACTAAAATTATTTCACATCCATTTGACTTAGGTAATCAATCAATAAAGTCCATGCTAATATGTGACCATACCACATATGGAATAGGCAATGGTTGTAACAGATGCAGCTAGATCTGGTTTATTCCGTTGGCAAATATCACACTTCCGGACAAACTCCTTAACCTATGCCCTCATATTCTTCCAATAGAACAGTGTCACTAACCTTTTCAATGTAGCTTCTACTCCTGAATGACCTCCTTGAGGACCAGCATGCcatgttattattatttctttccttagttCTGGTACCTTGCCAACCACCAGTTTCCCTTTCCTCCTTAGCTGACCATGCATTCAAGAGAATTACTTATGCTTGGTAAGATCAACTTGAAGCTCCTCGATCAACTGTCGAAGCTCTTGGTCTGAGTTCCAACCATCAACAATAGAATGGAGCAAATCATTATTGTGAGGTGACAATGTGAGTGCTAACAATGCTACTCTAGTTACTCTTGAAAGGGCATCAACCACTTCATTTTCAACTCCTTTTTTGTACTCTATAGTGTAATCAAAAGGCATCAACTTAGTTAACCATAACAGCTGAGAATTGGTGTGAAGTTTATGTTCCATAAGAAACTTTAGAGACTTGATCAGTTTTTATGAAAAACCTTTGTCCCAACAAATACTGCGATCATTTATAGACAACATACACAATAGACGGTAATTCCCAATCATAGGCAAATAATGAAGCATGTCTAGGTGATAGAGCCTTACCGATAAAGGCTATAGGATGCCCTTCTTGTATAAGCACTGCTCCTATCCATAGTCACTTGCATCAGTCTCAACAGTGAATGTTTTGGTAGCATCAGGTAAAGCCAGAACAGGTGCCTTAGTTAGAGCTTTCTTTAGTTCTGCAAAGGCTGCATCAGCTGTAGGTGACCACTTGAAGTTATTCTTCTTAGTTAGTTCAGTTAAAGGCTTACAGATGACCCCAAAGCCTTTCATAAATCTCCTATAGTAGCCTGCTAAACCTAGAAATCCTCTTAGCCATTTGAGTTAGTTGGGGTAGGCCAGTTCTGTATAGATTTTATCTTGTGAGGGTCAGTAGATACACCTTCTACTGTAATGAAGTGTCCTAGGTATTTAATACTATAAACTCTAAAGAAACACTTGCTCCAAAGAGCTGGTGTTTGTTCATCTCTACAAATACAACTCTTAAGTGCACCAGATGATCATCCATGTTGCTGTTGTAGATAAATATATCATCAAAGAAAACCAACACCTGCTTTCTAAGGAACTTctaaaagatggcattcatcagtcTTTGAAAGGTAGCAGGAGCATTTGAAAAGACAAATAGCAGCACTAGATATTTAAAATATCCAGAATGAGTCATGAATGCAGTTTTAGGTACATCCTTATTTGCCATCTTAAGTTGGTGATAGCCAGATCTTAGGTCTATCTTAACAAAGAACTTTGACCCTCCTAATTCATCAAGCAGGTCTTCAACAATAGGGGTTGGAAACTTGTTCTTGACTGTGTGTTTATTTAGGTCCGTATAATCCACACAAAGCCTCCAGGTTCTACCCTTTTTCCCTACTAGAACCACTAGAGATGCAAAGGGACTATAGCTGGGTTGAATGATCCCTTGATCTAGCATATGTTGTACCAACCCTTCAATGATATCCTTCTTAACTAAGGGATATCTATAGGGTCGTTTGTTCACCAGTTCAGTACTAGCTTGTAATACAATCCCGTGATCAAACACACCTTTAGAAGGTGGTAATTCAGTAGGTTCCTCAAACAAGCTAGAATACTCAGATAACAGTTGCACTAATCTAGCATTTGTTTCTGGTTCTTCCTTAGCTTTTAATACATTCCACTATTCTTCAGTATTTTCCATTGGTACTACTTGAATCATACATAGTTGAGAAATGTTACCTGTGTGCTTGACCAATTTGTTAGATTCTTGAACCTTGATCTGGCTGCCAGCACCTTTAAGGAGGTGTTTCCTTGCTTTGTACTAGAATTTCATACTCAGCTTTCTAAAGTTCATTTTGATATCTCCAAGTGCTAGCAACCATTTCACTCCAAGTACTACTCCAAAAGAGTCTAAGGGCAGTAGTAAGAACTCTAGTGAAAACTCAGCTCCTCGCAGCAACCAAGTGATAGTACACATCTTGTCCACCATCATATTTCCATTAGTAGTAGCCACCATTTGAGGTTGAGTATATATGATCTTACATCCCAAGTGTTTGACCAAGTAAGGATCAATAAAGTTGTGGGAACTACCAGTATCAATCATAATGCTTAAGCCTTCTTATCATTGTAACCAGTCACTTTCAATATTCTATAACCTAAGGAGCCATTCAAGGCATGAATGAAAATCTCCATCTGTTCTATAGATTGAGATGGATCCAGGGCATTGAAACTATCATATTGCAACTATAGTTCTTGTTCTTCACCTGTATCTTGTATTTCCTCTGTTTCCTCTAATTCTAATATGTAAATCTGTTTGAAATTTTTGCATCTATGCCTAGGTACATACTTCTAATTGCAGAAGTAGCATAATCCCCTTGCTCTTTTGTCATTCATTTCATCTAAACTCAATGTTCTCCTATTAACACCCTTAGTATAAGATGAACTACTGAGGGTAGGAGTAGGTAATAATGGTTTACCAGTAGTTCCTGGCCCAACATATCTCTTGAATGTGGGTCTTGATGCATAGAAAGTTTGTTTTGTTGCACCTAGGTAAACCTCCTACATTCTAGCTGTTCTGTACACCTGTGACAATATGGTTGGGTTGGTGAGCTTTACTGCAATATTGAGTTCGTGTTTCAGACCTCCAATGAAGCAGCTAATTGCATTTTCTTGGGATAATCTCACCCTATTCAGATTCTTCTAAAAAACAACTTGATATTCCTTCATACTATCagtttgtttgatatttttgatTTCTTCCATCGGATCATCAAAATCAGCCCCAAATCTCTCAACCAATGCCATGACGTACTCATTCCAAGTAGCAGGTTGTAGGTGCTGTCGGTACCTCATGAAAGAAAGGTGCCATTGTATAACTTCACCTTCCAACTGTAATGCAGCTACTTCAACTTTTTCTTCAGCAACTACCTTTTTCATAGAGAAGAATTGTTCAATTTTTAACAACCATGATCTCATATCAAACCGTAAGACTCCATCCTAAACCACCTAGAAAAATTGGAATGGTAATGATTGGAGTTTGTATGGCTTCTCTCTTGATGACATCTTCCTTCATAAGGTTCACCTTCATCTAGTAATTACGATTTATCCTTTTGGAGTTCCCTTGAATTAGTCATTTGTTCTTTCAATTCAAGGAATGTTCCATCCAACTGCTTCAGATGCAAAACTTCACCAGATAAAGCCCCTACATCAGCTATCAATTTCTACATCAATTCGCGTTGATCGGCTGGTTCTTCAGTTGAATTGTCAATCGATCGTATGTGTCTTTCGCCACGATTCCAAGGATcgagggctctgataccaatgttACGCGATTGCAGAAGCTCACTTAACTCGAGGATCGCAGAGTTGATTCAGGAGTAATTCGAGAAATAATCAATAGGTTTAGAACTTTACCACTAGTTGTGTTCAACTAAAGTGGGAAAAGATCACGACGCTTTTGACAACTCTATAAATAGAGTTCATTCTCTCATAACCTTCAACCTCAAGTTCTTTCTGTTGCCTGGAGTCAGTAGTGTCAAAGACTCTACAAAACTCTTGGCTGAAGATAGTGATGCAGCCCCTTGATTTCAACTTCTCTTTCCCGTTGTTTTTTTAAGTCTTAGGGTGGGTTTGGTAGGAAGGAAAATGTTTTCATAGAAAatattttcatggaaaatgagtggttttacaacttattttcccttgtttggtTAGTGAGTGAAAATTaatttccgaaaaatattttctagtgtttggttagagattataaaatattttctagGGAAATAATTTTTATGCTACTCTTCTCACCCCCTTCCCCCAAGTCCCCATGTTTCTTGTGCTCTCCTTCCTTCCCCCCTCCCCCCTTTCCAAATACCGAACATTTTTAGGACTctattttcttcaagaatttaattattcttctaaaaattCACATAAACCCAAAGGAATTAATGTGTTGCATTACTTTTTTACCCAAAAATAACGTTGAAATTTGTGCTCtgtaactaaaaagaaaatactcttttttttGTTCAAAAAGAAAGTACTTTCTTCTATATGATTTAGTactttctacaacatgaaaataaagtacttattttattaaaatgaaagaaaatactttttctacatcatgaaaacaaatacttttttttgttgaaatgaaagaaaatactttttctacatcatgattatttttctgaaatgaaagaaaatactttttttttacttttttcgttataattgaaaaaaaaacattttttatatcatgaaaagaaaaatacgcatttgttgaaataaaaaaaagtactctatctataacatgaaaaagaaagtacCATTAATAATAATTCTATTTAGGGTGGAGggttggggtgggggtggggtggggtggaggTGAGAGGGGATGGAGGTGGGTTGGTGGGAATAGAAAATAGAGTGTGGAAGGTTAaaaaagagttttggaaaatattttcccttcttttgataggaaaaacattttcctccaattggaaaaaaatgagttcatgagaaaaatatttttcaaaatatttaatccaaccaaacatgagaaaggaaaatgttttctttcataccaaacacacccttaattaACTTCTCTTTTAATCATGCCGACTTCATTTTATTCTTTCCCACATAACGTAAGATTAGAGAAGCCTTCATGCACCACAGAACATTTGCCGTTTTCCCTTTTCTCCAATACCAAAGTGGATACTGTAATGGTGAAAGAAATGAAGAATGAATTGAATATTTCTGCTTTTGTATATTCCAGAATTGTGTTGTATTAAGTGTACAAACCCCAACTTTATATACAGCAGGGATGTTCTAGGGAAACATACTATATTGCACATCAAAGAaatacaaagatggaacaaataattaaaatacaaaGGTATGGGGAGTATgggaaaaatagttaaaatacaaaagTGACATGTGTTGTGCACTATCTTCTTACAATAGCTGAAGAAGGGTGATTATAAGATTTCAAATCTGAAGAAGGCCCAATATCAAACCCTCACGTCCCAATTAGGCCCAAGGCCCAAAATACCACCTCAAGTCTCAATTAGGCCCAAGGCCCAAAATACCACCTGCTCAAACCCTCATGCCCAAACCGAATGGCCTCACTTTTGTCTATCATCTTCATCGACTCCATCATCGACTCCAACACCCCCCTTAAAGTTGGAGGGGGTAGAAAACACACCCAACTTGCCCAAAAGATGATGATGAAGAGGTCCGTTGAGTGGTTTGGTGAAGAGATCTGCCAACTGGGCAGAAGATCGAACAAAGGATAATGAAATCAGCCAAGCAATGTATTGGCCGCGTACAAAATGACAATCGATTTCAACGTGCTTCGTCCGTTCCTGAAAAACAGGGTTTTTTTGCTATATGAATTGCTGCTTGGCTATCGGAGTGAAGAGGGACTGGAAGAGAAATAGGAATTGACAAATCCCCAAAAAGACGAACCAACCATGTGAGCTCTGCAACCACTCGCCGCATAGATCTGTATTCTGCTTCTGCTGAACTGAGCGAGATGGAAGTTTGCTTCTTGGATTTCCAAGAGATCGGAGAAGTACCAAGGGAAATGTAAAAACCACTGACCGACTTCCTCGAGTCCGGGCAGGTGGCCCAATCGGAGTCACAAAAAGCTAGGAGCTTGAATGAGGAGGAAGCAGACATAAAAAGCCCAAGCCCTGGATCTTTGAGAAGATAGCGAAGCACACGGAGTGCTGCATCTAGGTGTAGTTGTCGAGGGTCCTGCATGTACTGACTGAGGTGCTGGACAGTG
This sequence is a window from Nicotiana sylvestris chromosome 3, ASM39365v2, whole genome shotgun sequence. Protein-coding genes within it:
- the LOC138887553 gene encoding uncharacterized mitochondrial protein AtMg00300-like, which encodes MFDGIIRNIECWHVPRIKRNLISLLTLDDQGYKFHSENGILKVCKGSMILMKGKLHSKLYHLQAIVVEGEAAVASGKSDLNQSQLWHLRLGHMSDNGLSLLSKQNLLNGYKNQVLNFYEHCVFGKQTRVKFIKKAEHKTKGKLDYIHSDLWGPNRVPSKSGARYFMTLIDDYLRMVWVYFLKTKDEAFSTFVKWKTMVGRQTERKVKRL